A genomic region of Coriobacteriaceae bacterium contains the following coding sequences:
- the feoB gene encoding ferrous iron transport protein B produces MIDPAGRDPSRTLDELPIGASAVITSVDCESNQLRQHIFDMGLTPGVRVTAHKEAPLGDPIQLCLRGYELTIRKADAAQISIGDIDENPADREEPIAKENTSDPVMASETLYPSFGEEDIDGALKDGANERYRPRPTGHVIAAGRPINFALVGNQNAGKTTLFNALTGSNQHVGNFPGVTVDRKDGEIRNHSKVTVTDLPGIYSLSPYTSEEIVSRQFVLDEKPNAIIDIVDGTNIERNLYLTLQLMELDVPLVIALNMMDEVTASGGSIDVNVLEAELGVPVVPISAANDQGIDELVEHALVVARKQLRPGRVDFCEPDGPDNGAVHRCIHGVMHLIEDHAHRADLPLRFAATKLIEGDSLVTEALDLDANELDAVEHIVAQMEQEAGIDRVAAISDMRFTFIEKACAKCVWRPRESREHKRSLKADRILTGKYTAIPMFILIMAVVFWLTFNVVGQPLSDLLGEGIEWLTQAVRDGLESLEINPLVVSLVCDGVFPGVGTVLSFLPIIVVLFLLLSALEDTGYMARVAFFMDKLLRKLGLSGRSFVPLIMGFGCSVPAIMATRTLPSEHDRRMTIMLVPFMSCSAKLPVYALLCGFFFAQYAALAMLSLYLLGIVVGIIAAFVLSRTVFRGEPVPFVMELPNYRLPSLGTVCRLAWDKAKEFAKKAFTVVFIATLIIWFLQTFDARFNVVADQSQSMLAGIGAIFAPIFEPLGFGDWRAATAVLTGFMAKENVISTITQLVGGNLALLTTLFTPLAAYTFLVFVLLYTPCVMAIITVRNELGGKYAAVIVVMQCAVAWIVAFIVYGIGLLLGLG; encoded by the coding sequence ATGATTGACCCGGCCGGGCGCGATCCGTCGCGTACGCTCGACGAGCTGCCCATAGGCGCATCGGCCGTCATCACGAGTGTCGATTGCGAGTCAAACCAGCTGCGCCAGCATATCTTCGACATGGGGCTCACGCCTGGCGTGCGTGTCACGGCGCACAAGGAAGCGCCGCTTGGGGATCCCATCCAGCTTTGCCTGCGTGGCTACGAGCTCACGATTCGCAAAGCCGATGCCGCGCAAATCTCCATTGGCGATATTGACGAGAATCCTGCCGACCGCGAGGAGCCCATCGCCAAGGAAAACACCTCCGACCCTGTCATGGCATCGGAGACACTATATCCCTCCTTTGGCGAGGAGGATATCGATGGCGCTCTCAAGGATGGCGCAAACGAGCGTTACCGTCCGCGTCCCACCGGGCATGTGATCGCGGCGGGAAGGCCCATCAACTTCGCTCTCGTCGGTAATCAGAATGCGGGCAAGACGACGCTCTTCAACGCGTTGACCGGATCGAACCAGCATGTCGGTAACTTTCCGGGCGTGACGGTCGATCGCAAGGACGGCGAGATACGCAATCATTCCAAGGTCACGGTGACGGATTTGCCGGGCATCTACTCGCTCTCGCCCTATACGAGCGAGGAAATCGTCTCGCGCCAGTTCGTGCTCGACGAGAAGCCCAACGCCATTATCGACATCGTCGATGGTACGAACATCGAGCGCAATCTCTACCTTACCCTGCAGCTCATGGAACTTGACGTGCCGCTCGTCATCGCGCTCAACATGATGGACGAGGTTACCGCGAGTGGGGGCAGCATCGACGTCAACGTACTCGAGGCCGAGCTTGGCGTCCCCGTCGTGCCCATCTCGGCGGCAAACGATCAAGGCATCGACGAGCTCGTCGAGCATGCGCTCGTCGTCGCCCGCAAGCAGCTGCGTCCCGGCCGCGTCGACTTCTGCGAACCCGACGGACCCGATAACGGGGCGGTGCATCGCTGCATACACGGCGTCATGCATCTCATCGAAGACCACGCCCATCGCGCTGATTTGCCGTTGCGCTTTGCCGCAACCAAGCTCATCGAGGGCGATTCGCTCGTCACAGAGGCGCTTGACCTCGATGCCAACGAGCTGGATGCCGTCGAGCATATCGTTGCGCAGATGGAGCAAGAGGCCGGCATTGACCGCGTGGCGGCTATCAGCGACATGCGCTTTACCTTTATCGAGAAAGCGTGCGCGAAGTGCGTCTGGCGTCCGCGCGAATCGCGCGAACACAAGCGTTCCCTCAAGGCCGACCGCATCCTGACGGGCAAGTACACGGCCATCCCCATGTTCATTCTCATCATGGCCGTCGTCTTCTGGCTGACTTTCAACGTGGTTGGGCAGCCGCTTTCGGATCTATTGGGCGAGGGCATCGAGTGGCTCACGCAGGCCGTGCGCGACGGGCTCGAATCGCTCGAGATCAACCCGCTCGTCGTCTCGCTCGTCTGCGATGGCGTGTTTCCCGGTGTGGGCACGGTCCTCTCGTTCCTGCCCATCATCGTCGTGTTGTTTCTGCTGCTTTCGGCGCTCGAGGATACGGGCTACATGGCGCGTGTCGCATTTTTCATGGACAAGCTCCTGCGCAAGCTCGGCTTGTCGGGACGTAGTTTCGTGCCGCTCATCATGGGATTCGGATGCAGCGTTCCCGCGATCATGGCAACACGTACGCTTCCCTCCGAGCATGACCGTCGCATGACCATCATGCTCGTGCCCTTCATGAGCTGTTCGGCGAAATTGCCGGTCTACGCATTGCTTTGCGGTTTCTTCTTCGCCCAGTACGCCGCGCTCGCGATGCTGTCGTTGTACCTGCTCGGCATCGTTGTCGGCATCATCGCGGCGTTCGTCTTGAGCCGCACGGTGTTTCGTGGCGAGCCCGTTCCCTTCGTGATGGAGCTTCCCAACTATCGGCTGCCGAGTCTGGGCACCGTGTGTCGACTTGCCTGGGACAAGGCGAAGGAGTTTGCGAAAAAGGCGTTCACGGTCGTGTTCATCGCGACGCTCATCATCTGGTTCCTGCAGACCTTCGACGCGCGCTTCAACGTGGTCGCCGACCAGTCGCAGAGCATGCTCGCGGGTATCGGCGCGATATTCGCTCCCATCTTCGAGCCACTCGGTTTCGGGGACTGGCGTGCGGCGACGGCCGTGCTCACGGGCTTCATGGCCAAGGAGAATGTCATCTCGACCATCACGCAGCTTGTCGGTGGCAATCTGGCGCTTCTCACGACGCTGTTTACCCCGCTAGCTGCCTACACGTTTCTCGTGTTCGTGTTGCTGTACACACCGTGCGTGATGGCGATTATCACGGTGAGAAACGAGCTCGGTGGCAAGTATGCGGCGGTTATCGTCGTGATGCAGTGTGCCGTTGCCTGGATCGTCGCTTTCATCGTGTATGGCATCGGGTTGTTGTTGGGACTGGGCTAG
- a CDS encoding M48 family metallopeptidase: MDEKITELAGYHVRIRRRARMRNIRLRVEGDGTLVVSAPLSATMDEMRDAVERHAAWIERQRARLAESPMAQAAYASDEDKRTWRVLVEAAVPVLLEVWEPIIGVRVKKLAFRNMKSRWGSCQPATGRVCINTRLALYPPRCLEYVVVHELVHMLEPSHNARFHELMDGFLPDWRERRKLLS; this comes from the coding sequence ATGGACGAGAAGATTACGGAGCTGGCGGGATACCATGTGCGCATCAGGCGCCGCGCGCGCATGCGCAACATCCGGCTGCGCGTTGAGGGCGACGGCACGCTCGTCGTTTCCGCACCGCTATCGGCGACAATGGATGAGATGCGTGATGCCGTGGAACGCCATGCCGCCTGGATCGAGCGCCAGCGTGCCCGGCTCGCCGAGTCCCCCATGGCCCAAGCCGCCTATGCGAGCGATGAGGACAAGCGTACCTGGCGCGTGCTCGTCGAGGCGGCGGTTCCCGTGCTGCTCGAGGTCTGGGAGCCCATCATTGGTGTGCGCGTAAAAAAGCTCGCCTTCCGAAACATGAAGAGCCGCTGGGGTTCATGCCAACCGGCGACGGGACGCGTGTGCATCAATACGCGTCTGGCGTTGTATCCGCCGCGTTGTCTGGAATACGTGGTGGTCCACGAACTCGTGCACATGCTCGAGCCGAGCCACAACGCCCGTTTCCACGAGCTCATGGACGGCTTTCTGCCCGACTGGCGTGAGCGCCGCAAGCTGCTATCATGA
- a CDS encoding patatin family protein: MQQELTSNVFDTALIFEGGGMRASYTSALANVLLENGIFFDNVYGLSAGASNTVNYASRDIDRTKRSFVDFVEDPDFGGINTLLQHKGFFHAEHIYEEAGLPDGFLPFDFATFTANPAKVTIESFDRDTGQSVYWTKDDMQTIEDLMVRVRASSTLPLVMPSPKIGDSHYYDGGLGEGAGFLLPRAQRDGFTRFLIVRTRPREYRKAPPLGLGDKITNAMLWGRPYVINALENRWWKYNRMCDEIERLETAGNAYVFYAEGMAVSSGETDLGKLQASYDAGYAQAMRELPAIKEFLGV, translated from the coding sequence ATGCAACAGGAACTCACAAGCAACGTGTTCGATACCGCCCTCATCTTCGAAGGTGGCGGCATGCGCGCGAGCTACACGAGCGCACTGGCAAACGTGCTACTCGAAAACGGCATCTTCTTCGACAACGTTTACGGGCTATCCGCCGGGGCGAGCAATACGGTCAACTATGCCTCGCGTGATATCGACCGTACGAAGCGCTCTTTCGTCGACTTCGTAGAGGACCCCGATTTTGGCGGCATCAACACCTTGCTGCAACACAAGGGCTTCTTCCACGCCGAGCACATCTACGAAGAAGCCGGTCTACCCGACGGCTTTCTCCCCTTCGATTTTGCCACCTTCACGGCCAATCCCGCGAAGGTCACCATCGAGTCATTCGACCGCGACACGGGCCAGAGCGTGTACTGGACCAAGGATGATATGCAGACCATCGAGGACTTGATGGTGCGCGTACGCGCCTCATCGACGCTTCCGCTCGTCATGCCCTCCCCCAAGATCGGTGACAGCCACTACTACGACGGTGGCCTGGGCGAAGGAGCGGGCTTTTTGCTTCCCCGCGCACAGCGAGATGGCTTCACGCGCTTCCTTATCGTGCGCACGCGTCCGCGTGAATACCGCAAGGCCCCGCCCCTGGGCCTGGGCGATAAAATCACCAACGCCATGCTTTGGGGTCGTCCCTACGTGATAAACGCACTCGAAAACCGCTGGTGGAAGTACAATCGCATGTGCGATGAAATCGAACGGCTCGAGACCGCCGGCAATGCTTATGTCTTCTACGCCGAGGGCATGGCCGTCAGCAGCGGCGAGACCGACCTGGGCAAGCTCCAGGCGAGTTATGACGCCGGCTATGCGCAGGCAATGCGCGAGCTACCTGCAATCAAGGAGTTCTTGGGAGTGTAG
- the nrdG gene encoding anaerobic ribonucleoside-triphosphate reductase activating protein, with product MNYAEIKYCDIANGSGTRTTLFVSGCTHHCAECFQPQTWSFDFGEPFTREVEDELIESMKPSYIRGLTLLGGEPMEPDNQRGLVVFLERVKAELPNKTIWCFTGDLLEDLLDEMNLRRTEVTDRMLACIDVLVDGPYVKELHDISLRFRGSSNQRIIDMPATLAAGEVVMWSDDPVYATHTM from the coding sequence ATGAACTACGCCGAGATCAAATACTGTGACATCGCCAATGGCTCTGGCACGCGCACGACGCTGTTCGTGAGTGGCTGCACGCATCATTGCGCGGAGTGCTTTCAGCCCCAGACCTGGAGCTTCGACTTTGGCGAGCCGTTCACGCGCGAGGTGGAAGACGAGCTCATCGAGAGCATGAAACCCTCGTACATACGTGGGCTCACGCTTTTGGGTGGTGAGCCCATGGAGCCGGACAACCAGCGCGGGCTCGTGGTCTTTCTCGAGCGCGTGAAGGCCGAGCTTCCGAACAAGACCATCTGGTGCTTTACGGGCGATTTGCTCGAGGACCTGCTCGACGAGATGAACCTGCGGCGTACCGAGGTCACCGATCGCATGCTCGCCTGCATTGACGTGCTCGTGGACGGTCCCTACGTTAAGGAGCTTCACGATATCTCGCTGCGTTTTCGCGGCTCGTCCAATCAGCGCATCATTGACATGCCCGCGACGCTCGCTGCCGGCGAGGTCGTCATGTGGTCAGACGATCCTGTCTATGCCACGCATACGATGTAG
- the nrdD gene encoding anaerobic ribonucleoside-triphosphate reductase, whose amino-acid sequence MKIIKRNGSEAVFDLSKIANAIEAANGEVPEDERLTARQIEYAALNVEDACKAAGHTVSVEEIQDMVEDEIMALDKFEVARKYIIYRYLQNLKRQSNTTDDKILTLIECNNEEVKQENSNKNPAVNSVQRDYMAGEVSKDLTMRMLLPREVVEAHNNGIIHFHDSDYFAQHMHNCDLVNLEDMLQNGTVISGTLIERPHMFSTACNIATQIIAQVASCQYGGQSISLTHLAPFVDVSRKKIRRETYAEFEMLGIEADKEQIEQVVERRLREEIKRGVQTIQYQVVTLMTTNGQAPFITVFMYLNEARDEAEKHDLAMIIEETLRQRYQGVKNEEGVWITPAFPKLIYVLEDDNVDEGSPYFYLTQLAAKCTAKRMVPDYISEKKMKEYKLSAGQVEGEGDCYTCMGCRSFLTPDRSGNGYGNVANAGNYDPTKPKFYGRFNQGVVTINLVDVALSSGGDEEKFWSIFEERLELCHRALRCRHDRLKGTLSDAAPILWQYGALARLKKGETIDKLLYGGYSTISLGYAGLYECVKYMTGHSHTDDEATPFALAVMQRMNDKCFEWKAAEDIDYSLYGTPLESTTYKFAKALQKRFGIIKGITDKGYITNSYHVHVSEEIDAYTKLKFESEFQRLSPGGAISYVEVPNMQDNLEAVIDVMRYIYDNIMYAELNTKSDFCQICGYDGEIQIVEEDGKLEWECPNCGNRDQATMNVARRTCGYIGTQYWNQGRTEEIRDRVMHL is encoded by the coding sequence ATGAAAATCATCAAACGAAACGGCTCGGAGGCAGTCTTCGATCTTTCGAAGATCGCCAACGCAATCGAAGCAGCAAACGGGGAAGTTCCCGAAGACGAGCGTCTGACAGCGCGTCAGATCGAGTATGCGGCCCTCAATGTCGAGGACGCCTGCAAGGCTGCCGGGCACACGGTCTCGGTCGAGGAAATCCAGGATATGGTCGAGGATGAGATCATGGCGCTCGACAAGTTCGAAGTCGCGCGCAAGTACATCATCTATCGCTATCTCCAGAACCTCAAGCGTCAGAGCAACACGACCGATGACAAGATCCTCACGCTTATCGAGTGCAACAACGAGGAAGTCAAGCAGGAGAACTCCAACAAGAACCCTGCTGTCAACTCCGTGCAGCGCGATTACATGGCGGGCGAGGTTTCCAAGGACCTCACCATGCGCATGCTCCTGCCCCGCGAGGTCGTCGAAGCCCACAACAACGGCATCATTCACTTCCATGATTCCGACTATTTCGCGCAGCACATGCACAACTGCGACCTCGTCAACCTCGAGGACATGCTCCAGAACGGCACGGTCATCTCGGGTACCCTCATCGAGCGTCCGCACATGTTCTCCACCGCGTGCAACATCGCCACGCAGATCATCGCCCAGGTGGCGAGCTGCCAGTACGGCGGCCAATCCATCTCGCTCACGCATCTCGCGCCTTTCGTCGACGTCTCCCGCAAGAAGATTCGCCGCGAGACTTATGCTGAGTTCGAGATGCTCGGCATCGAGGCCGACAAGGAGCAGATCGAGCAGGTCGTCGAGCGTCGTCTGCGCGAGGAGATCAAGCGCGGCGTCCAGACCATCCAGTACCAGGTCGTCACGCTCATGACCACCAATGGCCAGGCTCCCTTCATCACCGTCTTCATGTATCTCAACGAGGCACGCGACGAGGCCGAGAAGCACGACCTCGCCATGATCATCGAGGAGACGCTGCGTCAGCGCTATCAAGGTGTCAAGAACGAGGAGGGCGTCTGGATCACCCCGGCGTTCCCCAAGCTCATCTACGTGCTCGAGGATGACAACGTTGACGAGGGCTCCCCGTATTTCTACCTCACGCAGCTTGCCGCCAAATGCACGGCCAAGCGCATGGTCCCCGATTACATCTCCGAGAAGAAGATGAAGGAGTACAAGCTTTCCGCCGGTCAGGTAGAAGGCGAGGGCGATTGCTATACCTGCATGGGTTGCCGCAGCTTCCTCACGCCGGATCGCTCTGGCAATGGGTATGGCAACGTGGCCAACGCCGGTAACTACGATCCCACCAAGCCCAAGTTCTACGGTCGCTTCAACCAGGGCGTCGTGACCATCAACCTGGTCGACGTGGCGCTGTCCAGCGGCGGTGACGAGGAGAAGTTCTGGAGCATCTTCGAGGAGCGCCTCGAGCTGTGCCATCGTGCCCTGCGCTGCCGCCACGACCGCCTCAAGGGCACGCTTTCGGATGCCGCGCCCATCCTGTGGCAGTACGGCGCGCTCGCCCGCCTCAAGAAGGGCGAGACCATCGACAAGCTGCTCTACGGCGGTTACTCCACCATCTCGCTCGGCTATGCCGGTCTCTACGAGTGCGTCAAGTACATGACGGGTCACAGCCATACCGACGATGAGGCCACGCCGTTTGCGCTCGCGGTCATGCAGCGCATGAACGACAAGTGCTTCGAGTGGAAGGCTGCCGAGGACATCGACTACTCGCTGTACGGCACGCCGCTCGAGTCCACCACCTACAAGTTCGCCAAGGCATTGCAGAAGCGCTTCGGCATCATCAAGGGCATCACGGACAAGGGCTACATCACCAATAGCTATCACGTGCACGTCTCCGAGGAAATCGACGCCTACACCAAGCTCAAGTTCGAGAGCGAGTTCCAGCGTCTCTCCCCGGGTGGCGCCATCAGCTACGTCGAGGTACCCAACATGCAGGACAACCTCGAGGCCGTCATCGATGTCATGCGCTACATCTACGACAACATCATGTACGCGGAGCTCAACACCAAGAGCGACTTCTGCCAGATTTGCGGCTACGACGGAGAGATCCAGATCGTCGAGGAGGACGGCAAGCTCGAGTGGGAGTGCCCCAACTGCGGCAACCGCGATCAGGCCACGATGAACGTCGCGCGTCGCACCTGCGGCTACATCGGCACGCAATACTGGAACCAGGGGAGAACGGAAGAAATTCGAGATCGCGTCATGCACCTTTAG
- the gdhA gene encoding NADP-specific glutamate dehydrogenase, with amino-acid sequence MSYVQRIIEQVKAKDADQPEFIQAVTEVLESLEPVIEAHPEYEEAGLLERIVEPERIITFRVPWVDDAGKVQVNRAFRVQFNSAIGPYKGGLRLHPSVNLSILKFLGFEQVFKNSLTTLPMGGGKGGCDFDPKGRSDGEVMRFCQSFMTELQRHIGADTDVPAGDIGTGAREIGFMFGQYKRIRNEWTGVLTGKGLSYGGSLARTEATGYGAVYFTEEYLNCNNDSYKGKTVCLSGSGNVAIYACEKATQLGATVVTMSDSTGWVYDPSGIDLDLVKQIKEVERGRLSEYAKRCDHKTVEYHEGAGVWVTPCDIAMPCATQNEVHIEDAKNLVANGCKILTEGANMPTTLEATQYLQQNGVAFFPGKAANAGGVATSGLEMSQNSERLSWTFEEVDAKLKGIMQGIFHAADDAAREYGHEGNYVMGANIAGFLKVADAMMAQGIV; translated from the coding sequence GTGAGTTACGTACAGCGCATTATCGAACAGGTCAAGGCAAAGGATGCCGACCAGCCCGAGTTCATCCAGGCCGTGACCGAGGTTCTCGAGTCTCTCGAGCCCGTCATCGAAGCTCATCCCGAGTACGAGGAGGCCGGTCTGCTCGAGCGCATCGTCGAGCCCGAGCGCATCATCACCTTCCGTGTGCCGTGGGTGGATGATGCTGGCAAAGTTCAGGTCAATCGCGCCTTCCGCGTGCAGTTCAACAGCGCCATCGGCCCCTACAAGGGTGGCCTGCGCCTGCATCCGAGCGTGAACCTCTCCATCCTCAAGTTCCTCGGCTTCGAGCAGGTCTTCAAGAACAGCCTCACCACGCTGCCGATGGGCGGCGGCAAGGGTGGCTGCGATTTCGATCCCAAGGGTCGCAGCGATGGTGAGGTCATGCGCTTCTGCCAGTCCTTCATGACCGAGCTGCAGCGTCACATCGGTGCCGATACCGATGTCCCGGCTGGTGACATTGGCACGGGTGCGCGCGAGATTGGCTTCATGTTCGGCCAGTACAAGCGCATCCGCAACGAGTGGACTGGCGTGCTCACGGGCAAGGGCCTCTCCTACGGTGGTTCGCTGGCCCGCACCGAGGCAACCGGCTATGGTGCCGTGTACTTCACCGAGGAGTACCTCAACTGCAACAACGATTCCTACAAGGGCAAGACGGTGTGCCTGTCCGGTTCGGGCAACGTTGCCATCTACGCCTGCGAGAAGGCTACGCAGCTCGGCGCGACCGTCGTCACCATGTCCGATTCCACGGGCTGGGTCTACGACCCGTCCGGCATCGACCTTGACCTTGTCAAGCAGATCAAGGAAGTCGAGCGCGGTCGCCTGAGCGAGTACGCGAAGCGCTGCGATCACAAGACCGTCGAGTATCACGAGGGTGCTGGCGTGTGGGTTACCCCTTGCGATATCGCCATGCCGTGTGCGACACAGAACGAGGTACACATCGAGGATGCCAAGAACCTTGTCGCCAACGGTTGCAAGATTCTCACCGAGGGCGCGAACATGCCGACTACGCTCGAGGCGACTCAGTACCTGCAGCAAAACGGCGTCGCGTTCTTCCCGGGCAAGGCCGCCAATGCTGGTGGCGTTGCCACAAGCGGCCTGGAGATGAGCCAGAACTCCGAGCGTCTCTCCTGGACCTTCGAAGAGGTCGATGCGAAGCTCAAGGGCATCATGCAGGGCATCTTCCACGCCGCTGACGATGCCGCACGCGAGTACGGCCACGAGGGCAACTACGTCATGGGTGCGAACATCGCGGGCTTCCTCAAGGTTGCCGACGCGATGATGGCCCAGGGTATCGTCTAG
- a CDS encoding (Fe-S)-binding protein → MSLLQSSDEYWEFLGQCTQCGHCTQACESLTMADMTLGDIAKGLLDAQRNTSSAEELAIELASNPQLTQAVRGCFFCTSCKNTCFAHNNVSNLIYHARDDYQKLGLIPRDTYSSVEVDREWDIFTAYRAIYGIDLTDLTRHIETATHGAATDCEIAFFPGCSLAAYAPELTREIFETLDELGGKATMIDHCCGSPLKSAGFFDRAEALCDRSCAEIASSGAHTLVCVCPGCKNAMQAALDRNGMDVRAVSLSAFLLERGFTPKHPLPEGNYCMSKACQDRDGSCLDVTLEVLGLDEDTVEIFHGCCGAGGAVNSFEPDRVDGQTELKLSFAPEGSTVVTMCPTCTYTYAFYLMNHPRELGNKHYAELLFDTQIDWDLVYAQLSGMWTGEYGPWLSQVFA, encoded by the coding sequence ATGAGCCTGCTTCAATCTAGCGACGAATACTGGGAGTTCCTGGGGCAGTGCACGCAGTGCGGGCATTGCACGCAGGCCTGCGAGTCGCTCACCATGGCCGACATGACGCTCGGCGACATCGCCAAGGGCCTACTCGACGCCCAGCGCAATACCAGCTCAGCTGAGGAACTTGCCATCGAGCTCGCCAGCAATCCACAGCTTACCCAGGCGGTGCGCGGTTGCTTCTTCTGTACGAGCTGCAAGAACACCTGCTTCGCGCACAACAACGTCTCCAATCTCATATATCACGCGCGCGATGATTACCAGAAGCTCGGCCTCATCCCCCGTGACACCTACTCGAGCGTCGAGGTCGATCGTGAATGGGACATCTTCACCGCCTATCGCGCCATCTACGGTATCGACCTTACCGATCTCACGCGTCACATCGAGACCGCGACCCATGGCGCCGCGACGGATTGCGAAATCGCGTTCTTCCCCGGCTGCTCGCTTGCAGCCTACGCGCCCGAACTCACGCGCGAGATCTTCGAGACGCTCGACGAGTTGGGCGGCAAGGCGACGATGATCGACCACTGCTGCGGATCGCCCCTCAAGAGCGCCGGCTTCTTTGACCGCGCCGAAGCCCTCTGCGACCGCAGCTGCGCCGAAATCGCCTCTTCGGGAGCCCACACGCTCGTCTGCGTATGTCCCGGCTGCAAGAACGCCATGCAGGCCGCCCTCGACCGCAATGGCATGGATGTGCGTGCCGTGAGCCTCTCGGCGTTCCTCCTCGAGCGCGGCTTCACGCCCAAGCATCCGCTTCCCGAGGGGAATTACTGCATGTCCAAGGCATGCCAAGACCGTGATGGCAGCTGCTTGGATGTCACCCTGGAGGTGCTCGGCCTCGACGAGGACACGGTCGAAATCTTCCACGGCTGCTGCGGCGCCGGCGGTGCAGTCAACTCGTTTGAGCCCGACCGCGTGGACGGCCAGACCGAGCTGAAGCTCTCCTTCGCGCCCGAGGGTTCGACCGTCGTGACCATGTGTCCCACTTGCACCTACACCTATGCCTTCTACCTGATGAACCACCCGCGCGAGCTCGGCAACAAGCACTATGCCGAGCTGCTCTTCGACACCCAAATAGATTGGGACCTCGTCTACGCGCAACTCTCGGGCATGTGGACGGGCGAGTACGGTCCGTGGCTTTCGCAGGTCTTCGCATAG
- a CDS encoding NAD(P)/FAD-dependent oxidoreductase, with translation MNAHEMTDAAPVAIIGFGAAGFNAAVGLRTNGYTGPIRVFSDIETLPYSPILTSYYAGGELDYEECFPWSQAEIDELGLDIVQEGPVIKLDTKDHLVYTSQNSYPYSKCVIASGSVPTPVGFPRDCGYAPLMLRTMDDAERLKVAITNPGCKRMLVSGTSMVSLKTVEACLNRGVEVTLVGIMDHVLDMNALPQAAERFERGLVAQGVTLKLANPIKEVEVIDDATHPLGRRLEVTFADGDVESFDEIFVAHGMRNNLGFVEEGSLAMDRGIIVDEFMRSSDPDVYAAGDVVQATELISGEKRIVGIWKNAALQGACAGRAIAAELAGDEPSRPCPESLAMNTICVRETLFISAGTIMLDDNSRVETEVDDTMTVVRIFETSSDGTERLVGFNIACDTDEPGGDAYDLGAMLTMRIRKDCTRAEK, from the coding sequence ATGAACGCACATGAGATGACAGACGCGGCTCCCGTTGCCATCATCGGCTTTGGCGCCGCCGGCTTCAACGCCGCCGTCGGCTTGCGGACGAACGGATACACGGGCCCCATACGCGTGTTTTCAGACATCGAAACGCTTCCCTACAGCCCCATACTCACTTCCTACTACGCGGGCGGAGAGCTCGATTACGAGGAGTGCTTCCCGTGGAGCCAAGCCGAGATCGACGAACTCGGCCTCGACATCGTGCAGGAAGGTCCCGTCATCAAACTCGATACCAAGGACCATCTCGTATATACGAGCCAAAACTCCTATCCGTACTCCAAGTGCGTCATCGCGTCGGGCTCCGTCCCCACGCCCGTCGGCTTTCCGCGTGACTGCGGTTATGCCCCGCTCATGCTCAGGACCATGGACGATGCCGAACGCCTCAAGGTCGCTATCACCAATCCCGGCTGCAAGCGTATGCTCGTGAGCGGTACTTCCATGGTCTCTCTCAAGACGGTCGAGGCGTGCCTCAACCGCGGCGTGGAGGTCACGCTTGTCGGTATCATGGACCACGTGCTCGACATGAACGCACTGCCCCAGGCAGCCGAGCGTTTCGAGCGGGGCCTCGTCGCGCAGGGCGTTACCCTCAAGCTTGCCAACCCCATCAAAGAGGTCGAGGTCATCGATGATGCCACCCACCCCCTCGGCCGTCGCCTCGAGGTCACGTTTGCCGATGGAGATGTCGAGAGCTTTGACGAAATCTTCGTCGCCCACGGCATGCGCAACAACCTCGGCTTCGTCGAGGAAGGGTCCCTCGCGATGGATCGCGGCATCATAGTCGACGAGTTCATGCGCTCGAGCGACCCGGACGTCTATGCCGCCGGTGACGTCGTGCAGGCGACCGAGCTCATCAGCGGCGAGAAGCGTATCGTCGGCATCTGGAAGAACGCTGCGCTTCAAGGCGCATGCGCAGGCCGGGCAATTGCCGCCGAGCTTGCCGGCGACGAGCCTTCACGGCCTTGCCCCGAATCGCTCGCGATGAACACCATCTGCGTGCGCGAGACGCTTTTCATCTCGGCCGGCACCATCATGCTCGATGACAATAGCCGCGTGGAGACGGAAGTCGACGACACCATGACCGTCGTGCGCATCTTCGAGACCTCCTCCGATGGCACGGAGAGACTCGTAGGCTTCAACATCGCATGCGATACGGACGAGCCGGGCGGGGATGCTTACGACCTGGGCGCCATGCTCACCATGCGCATACGCAAGGACTGCACCCGAGCGGAAAAATGA